A DNA window from Solanum lycopersicum chromosome 3, SLM_r2.1 contains the following coding sequences:
- the LOC138347702 gene encoding nuclear transcription factor Y subunit C-1-like has protein sequence MENNSKKSEVNAGQFAAYSMLSPPHLEKMQEKLEMFWTDKQREMENVIDFKSNQLPSINRIKKIMKTDKDVRMIATESPVLLAKASELFIQELTLRSWFKAEENHRRILKKDDVTDVIMETDTLDFLLDDDADVTDGSAPNVVPYCVAEGTMGVASDVQTNS, from the exons ATGGAAAACAACTCTAAGAAATCAGAAGTGAATGCAGGTCAATTCGCTGCGTATTCAATGTTATCGCCGCCTCACCTTGAGAAAATGCAAGAAAAGCTGGAGATGTTTTGGACAGACAAGCAGAGAGAAATGGAGAATGTTATTGATTTCAAGAGCAACCAGCTACCTTCAATTAACCGCATCAAGAAGATCATGAAGACAGACAAGGATGTCAGAATGATTGCTACTGAATCACCTGTTTTGTTGGCTAAAGCATCTGAGTTGTTCATTCAAGAACTCACTCTCCGTTCCTGGTTTAAAGCTGAGGAAAATCATCGTCGTATTTTGAAGAAGGATGACGTCACTGATGTGATTATGGAGACTGACACTTTGGATTTCCTTCTTGATGATGATGCTGATGTTACTGACGGCTCCGCACCAAATGTTGTTCCATATTGTGTTGCTGAAGGCACAATGGGC GTAGCTTCTGATGTTCAGACCAACTCGTGA